The genomic window ATCCAATTTAGCATTaagagaagaaaacaaaactTATCACAGAACATTTTCGCTCTGTGCAAATAGGCTTATGATATGGAAAATAGGTAGAAAGTTTCCTAACCTGCTTCTTTTCATTATGCAAGCCAGTGGTTTTCTTATCATAGATCACAAAACCAAGCACAATTGTTAAAGCAGGAAATATTGCCATAAGACCAAGTGACCCCTAAAATAACAACAGAAACATTCCATTCATTAGACATTAAAGTATAAGGTATCTAGgacataaataaattacatcTCAGACatatctatcttttttttttttttattggcaaattgttagtatgttaattgttatgttagttttttacACCAGGACTTGAACCCTAGACCTCCGATTCCTTCAACACTTAGTTCAACCAGTAAACCTACCCATCCCACGCCACATATCTATCATTTGAATTAGATTCTATTTCACAGGGTATACCAACCTAGTTCCCACATTATCAATATGCCAAATGCAAAGGACCAAATTGACCAAAGTGTTGATAATGACAAttcttataaatttataatcacAATAAATACAACATACTACAAAACAGgtcaaaaacagaaagaaaaaaacaaatcttGAAACTTCCATTGTTTATTCATTTCttcattaaacaaaaaaacacatcCATACCTGTGGACCAAGATGATGAACAAAGAAACCACTAACAAGAAACCCAATAAGAGCACCAGAACTAGAACAAAACCCACACAAAGTCTGCAAATCAGGAGCCAAACCAGGAACCTCAATACTATTCCTTGCAATACAAGCATCAATAGTAACATCAGCAATAGCAAGACTAGCAGACACACCAAGAAAACACATCAAAGCCGCCACAGCCGCAATGTTTCCTCCCAGGGCCACAATAGAGGCAGACACCATTCCAATAACTCCAGCAATTACAAAATAAGGCCTGCGCCGATAACCCAATATCGGAAAAGCGTCTGTTAGAATACCCCAGATGGGTTTTAGAATCCATGGAATGAAATATATTCCAACATAAAGTTGAACCGTTGAAGGTTGAATTTTTTGTATGTCTTTCCAGTAATAATCTGAGACTAGTTTGAACAATGAACCTGTGAAGCCTTGTCCTATACCATATATAAGGAAGATTCCTGCTATGAAAGATGGGTTTAGGTGATGTGATAGCATTGATAGCCATTCTATTGGTTCTGTTATGATTGATAAGAATGGATTTTTggttttctttgttgttgttggggtAGGTGAATCTTGTTGAGTTGACATGGTTGAGTTTGATGTTTGGTTTATGTTTTGTGTTTGGTCATGTTTTTTTTGGATTGAGAGGAAATGGATCTGGAGATGGAGGTGATGAGATGAAATTGGAAGATTTGGTTTGACTTGAACACTTAAGAAGAGATCGTTGAATTTGGGAGGGAGTGTAGGTTTTCTATTCAAAGTTTTGCAACTTGTTGTTCTTTATGGCCTCAAATTTTAAGGGCAAACAACACGGTTTCTAGAAGCATATCTCACTGTCACATGAGTTAGCTATGTGGGAAGAGcgataagttagcttatagcttataagtgAAAAGCTTTGTTCGgtaacatttttaaaaatgagcttataacttattttgtaaatgttattttaagtagcttaagagcttataacttatagcttatcatattttttccTAATTTTACCCATATCGtcctacttgaaaaaaattaaatattaattaaacatatttttttttgtgatttcatacttataagctagttcaactgctaatATTATcgaacactacaaattcaatcagctagttTATTCGTCATAAGCTAaaagttagcttataagctaaccgctataagctagcttatcagttatccgctattttttaccaaacccTTAATTTGGTTCATAAAAGTCTctttcattaattattttcatcctcaaatctatattttttataagaaaaccTAAAATCTATTTTCAGTAGTTAATTTGTCcctcaaatatatttttgttaatcaatttagtttaaaaaattactaacaaaagaGATACTAAAAATGTATTTACAATTTTAACGCATTCAAGTACCAATGTTTTGCCCAACTTTTAACTAAGTGGTTAGTAGATCGAAAAGTCTTACAAATTATTAGTCACcgttaaataaaaataaaaattttgtatCGAAATAACATTACTCTAAAtagaatatttataatttaaagtgATAATCAGTTcaatacaaaatattttaagCAAAACAATCATAATAAGATGTTTTTGActcaacacttttttttttttaagatagtaATACACTTTTTTTGACTCGACACTTATAATAAGATAGAGAGTATGTAACTTGTTGACTTGTAGGCACTATGTGGTCCATTGCTATAACTGGGGATGGAGCTATTTCCTGTCCggcttaaaaaaatcaatatcgAGATTGATTATGCTATTAAACACTGCATTTGTTTCTTGCTGAAAAGTGTTAAGTACAACAATTTTATATACTCAATCAAACCATCGACAAATTTTACATTTCTAAGTTATATTCAAATGTGAAGGAAAGTGaaataatgttaaaaaatttaaggtctGAAGTTTAATGAAAATTCTGGCCATTTATGAACTCTTTCCCTTTTGAGCTATAAAGCAAAGAACATTTTTTTCACTTCTATGTAGTATACTGATGATAATTTAGTGAAGACACCAAACgatttacaaaataattatgttCATTGTTTGTCATCAACTTCAACTCGTTGAGGAAGCCAGCGTGGCTCGGATTTTGGTTACGCAGCAAGTAACTTCTGGATATCCTTCTGAAAAAATACGAAACAGGAAAGACCAGATTAGGCATAAAATATACAAGTATGTAGTTTTGCAAATTCATAGTATCAAATATACAGAAATAGTGAAATAGTATCACTTGTGTCATCTCTCTCATAATGGACAGGAAACGGAGCTTGGTAAATGGAGCAAATCCGGACTCATCATTGACATTGACTCACCTTGTTTTATAGAATTTCATCTGCCGACTTTGCTACAAATACTTATAAGCAACTCAACAAACCAATGGCAATTTACATCAGAAACTAGTAGAGTGGAAAATGGTATAATATAGCGCTTAttataagttgaaaaaaattggGTGCATTTGAATAATCAGCTTAATTAAGCAACTTATGTTTGAGCTATTTCTATAAGCAAAGAAAGTAGTTATGCATTTCTCATAAgttatataagctattttcataagttatcctaAGGAGCTTATTGAAATAAGCTAAAGCCTAAAACCCTTCATCATGCATGAGGTCCAGACTCCATACTTAATCAAgcataaaaaatttcatcaagtATTTAAAGTGAAGAGTTTTCAAACATTGAATCTTAGCACTGGAATTTTCAGCACATAACTTCAACACTGAATTTTCAGTACCTAACtagttaaaaatattcattGCCTTTATAACAATTGAAACTCAACTTTTGATTCGGGTCGAAAGTGTAAAGTACCTCAATTTGAAAAGGAGAAGTTGTTGGTGGATATCTTTCAACAACTTTACCATTTTTATCAACCAAGAATTTCTCAAAATTCCACTTGATAAGATCACCAAAAAAGCCTCCAGAACTTGATTTCAGAAACTGGTATACTGGAGCAGTAAATGGTCCATTTACATCAACCTGTTTTACACAACTTCATTATGTTGTTTACTCGCATGTAATTTATTCAAAACTACTGGATGAAGAAACATTATCAAACCTTATCGAAAATTGGAAATTCTGCTTTGAACTTGGTGCAAGCAAATTGCTTAATTTCTTCATTTGATCCAGGCTCCTGCATGCCAAATTGATTGCAAGGGAAAGCTAGAACCTCGAAACCTGGAAATAAAATGCATAATGACACTAAAAATGTGTGGCTGATGAAAAAATTACTTTAGAACTAAAAATCTGAAAGCCATGTACAAAGAGAAACAAAGTAGAAAATTGACTTTCAGTTAATTTCGAATCAATCCTTTGGAAAGTTTTGAATTTTCCTACAACAAAAAAGCATCTAAGGCTAAAGTTCGATCATGTTCCACCATATAGTGACCCTGATATGCTATTTATGTTAATTACAGACATGGAACAAAAATTGGATGGCTACAATAGTCATTCTATCCTTTTGCGAATTCTTCCACCGcaaaattttaattgtaatCAAAATGCATTAACTCACATTTTTGTTCAGCTAATTTCCAAACAGTGTAATCctataaaaacaagaaaatgaagaaagatAGGTTGTCTGTATAAACTGGATAAAGCAGTATACAATGAAACAAACAGTCATTATGTTTTAGGTTTCCCTCGGATATCCTCATACACGAGTCAATTCTGTTTGAGGCACAATCTAAATGTGAGTGTCTCTTCCCGAAAATATTCAAAATGTGTTTTGTTGCAATAGGGAGACTATCCCCTTCTGCTAGACTCAACCACCGTTGGTTGAAATGGACGTGCATTTTAAAACCATGACCGATAGCGAAATGTTTGTCTGATGGATAAATACTTTAAATAGAGATCTGATTTTTAAAGCAATCAATAACATGTCCCAGATGGTTAACTTAATTCACATGTTAGCATCCACATCTAAAAATACCAATAACCTGTGCGGCTGTGCCTGAATTTCAATGGAAAGGAAGGGATACTGCTCTTCTAATCTTATACAAGATATAGGATCCAACACAGAACAGAATAATTGCACAGGTAGATAGATGGATTCAGATCCAAATTTCAAGTAGTAGCCAATAGTCATAACTATGGTCCATAAGTAACGTACCTCTgtctttaaaattttcatataagtGCGAGAGTTCTGTGTAGTTTGATGATGTCAAACCGCTGTCATTTAAAAGAAATCATTCAATAGAATCATAACTTACCAGAAACTTTGACATAACTTTCGATTTGACCTTTTCAAATAGTATTTGATTAGGAGAAACTGACTTATCTCTCCTAAGGTATGGTTAAATAGAACACACCccttct from Trifolium pratense cultivar HEN17-A07 linkage group LG1, ARS_RC_1.1, whole genome shotgun sequence includes these protein-coding regions:
- the LOC123915801 gene encoding phospholipid hydroperoxide glutathione peroxidase, chloroplastic-like, coding for MASMAAFSTTFFTPLQYRTTNSTTSFPTLIKSSLASSNSSFFQHAFSQQTSFNSNNNNPVFKSRSFSVNASATTNKTIYDFTVKDIDKKDVNLSKFKGKVILIVNVASRCGLTSSNYTELSHLYENFKDRGFEVLAFPCNQFGMQEPGSNEEIKQFACTKFKAEFPIFDKVDVNGPFTAPVYQFLKSSSGGFFGDLIKWNFEKFLVDKNGKVVERYPPTTSPFQIEKDIQKLLAA